The following are encoded together in the Candidatus Protochlamydia phocaeensis genome:
- a CDS encoding GNAT family N-acetyltransferase, with product MSFQIKQNPLSDEIKKKIFQGFSEQAIEATGINGLSEEPISFEIFDQSKFIGAIVVQIFWEQLHIKYLFVEKKYRGQGIATQLMEYALEFGKKRGCQFAFVETMSFQALEFYQKNGFAIDFFREGYARNTAFYYLTKDLIK from the coding sequence ATGAGCTTTCAAATTAAGCAAAATCCACTTAGCGATGAGATCAAAAAGAAAATTTTTCAAGGCTTTAGTGAGCAAGCAATTGAGGCCACTGGCATCAATGGCTTGAGTGAAGAACCTATTTCATTTGAGATTTTCGATCAGAGCAAATTTATAGGTGCTATCGTTGTTCAAATATTTTGGGAGCAGCTGCATATCAAATATCTTTTTGTAGAAAAGAAATATAGAGGCCAAGGAATCGCCACTCAGCTAATGGAATATGCATTAGAGTTTGGCAAAAAACGAGGCTGCCAATTTGCATTTGTCGAAACAATGAGCTTTCAAGCGCTTGAATTCTACCAAAAGAATGGCTTTGCCATTGATTTTTTTAGAGAAGGATATGCCAGAAATACCGCTTTTTATTATCTCACAAAAGATTTGATAAAATGA